ATTTCATTATTCAGAAAATCTGCTTCTGTCAGCGAGTTTTTACAATGCGCTGCAATTCGCCGAATTTTGCGATGCGTGACTTTACTCGCGGTGAGTGTCGCCACAATGCCATTCGCGAAGCCAAGAATCGCAGTGACATAATCTAAGTAACCAGAACCAGCAGCGCGACTACCACTTGCGGTTAGCTTAACGATCGGTGCACCAGCTAACTCTAGTAGTAAGTCGATGTCATGAATCATTAAATCTAAAACCACCGAAACATCGTTGGCGCGTTGAGAATAAGGACTCATGCGATGCGCTTCTAACGCTAGCAACTCCTCAGTTTTCAGGACTTTGCTGAGTTCTTGGAATGCAGGGTTAAAGCGTTCGATATGACCAACTTGTAGAATACACTGTGATTCAGCTGCGGCATTTACCAAAGATTCAGCTTCAGCGATACTAGCAGCAATCGGCTTTTCAATTAAAACATGAATTCCCGCCTGGAGACAGGTCATCCCGACAGCGTGATGCAAGCGGGTGGGAACAGCTACACAAACTGCCTCGACATGAGGCAGCAGATCGCGATAATCTTCAAAAAAGCGGATACGGTACTTGCTCGCAATATCTAGCCCCCGCTCGATGTTGATATCAGCAACACCAACGAGTTCTACATCTTTGAGTAAACTCAGAACACGGGTATGATGTTGTCCCATGTTGCCTACTCCAATCACGCCAACACGGATTGGTTGCGGTTGATTGCGCTGTAAATGAGGGATGGGTTGTCCCACTGTCATGCTTTGCACTCCTCTGTCTTCTCCTCCACCACCAAAATGTAAAGACGCATCTGTAACAGCGCCCATACGCAATCCTAACTGGATTAAAGTCGCAAATCATCCAGATGGTAGCATAGTGACTCTATTTATGAAGAATTTCAAAATTACTTATATGTTCCGACGATTGTCACGTTTATCACCAAGCTAGGCTTCACTCATTGTGATTTTGCTGATGTGTGTAGCGTTAGCGTAATGTGTCAGTTTTTTACCTGTCCCTATATTAAGGGATTGGGGTTCAGAGTTCAGGGTTCAGGGAAATTAGAAATTAAAAAGATGATTGAACAGAGAGGTTGATTGATGAAAGCTGTCATTTTATTGTCTGGGGGCTTAGATTCTTCTACGGTACTGTATCAAGCGGTGGCTGATGGTTACAAGTGCTATGCAATTTCGTTTGATTATCAGCAGCGACACCAGCGCGAGTTAAAAGCGGCGATCGCGATCGCGCAATCGACTCAAGTTTTAGTTCACAAGGTCGTTAATTTTGATTTACGTTCGTGGGGTGGTTCAGCATTAACGGATACCAGTATTGAATTACCAAGCGATCGCGCTGTGTCAGAGATGTCTCAAAATGTGCCGGTGACGTATGTTCCGGCGCGCAATACAATTTTTTTGAGCTTTGCCTTAGCTTATGCCGAAACGATCGCAGCACAACGCGTTTATATCGGCGTTAACGCGCTTGATTACTCAGGATATCCCGATTGTCGTCCTGATTATATTCAAGCAATGCAGGAGGTTTTTCGCCTCGGTACGAAGCTAGGACGCGAAGGACAACCGATCACAATTGAAACGCCGTTGATCAACTTGAAAAAAACGGAAATTATTCAATTGGGCAATCAGCTAGGCGTTCCGTGGGAAAAAACTTGGTCTTGCTATGCGGGAGGTGCGATCGCGTGTGGAGTTTGCGATGCTTGTCGATTGCGTCTCGCGGCTTTTGCTGAGTTAGGATTAGAAGATCCGATTCCCTACCGTACGCGAATGTAGAGATATCCCTGCAAGCAGGGTAAGGCATCTTTACCCGACCCGTATCACCGAGGTAGAAAGAGGCGATCAACGCGCGAATTTATTCGCCAGCATTGTCAATTAAGCTAAAGGCAAGAAAAAGGAAAAAGTGCTACCCTTACCAAGTTCGCTTTCAACAAAGATTTGACCGCCTTGGAGTTCAACTAAGCGGCGAGAAATTGCCAAGCCAATGCCTGTTCCACCCGAATGGCGATCGCGTGATCGATCTGCACGCCAGAAGCGTTCAAACACGTGTGGTAAATTTTGTTTGGCAATGCCAATTCCTGTATCGCTCACCGCAATCCACAGTTTACGCGATTGCGTCCAAGCACGAATCGTAATCGCACCCTGACTTGTGTAGCGAATTGCATTACCTAATAAATTAACTAGAACTTGCTCGACGCGATCAATGTCTGCTAACACGGGTGGTAGTTGAGGCGAACAATTGAGGCGCAAAACAGGACCATCTTCTAAAATCTGGTCGGAAAACTTTTCTACCAAAGCTTCTAACAGCGGGTAAAGATTGACAGGTTGTAAATTGATCGGTAAGTACCCCGCCTCGGCTTTGGAGAGTTCTTGCAAATCGTTTACCAAGCGTTCTAAACGGCGCGTTTCTCGTGCTAGACGCGTATAAATTTCGGTTGATGGTTCGACTTCGCCATCCGCCAATTCTTCTAAGTAGCCGCGCACAACGGTCAAGGGCGTCCGCAGTTCGTGCGTCAAGTCGCTGATGAGTTCGCGCCGCCGTTGTTCAACATCTTCCAAACTTGCTGCCATGCGGTTGAAACTAACACCGAGGCGTTGTAGTTCTGGTATATCACTTGCAGGTAGGCGTGCATCGAGTTGACCAGCTGCAAATTTTTGGGTAATTTGTTCCATTTCTGTTAGCCGCTGCATAATGCGTTTAGATACCCAGTAGCTGAGTCCGCCTGCTGCGGTCGTACTGACAACAACCGACCAAACTGTACCGCGAAACCAAGCACTTTCAAATCCGTGAATCAGTTCAGTCCGCGCAAAGCGTAGCCGGTAGCCTGTGCCTTCGAGTTCTTCGAGACGGACGACAAAAAAGCGCGGCGAAGAGACTTTGCCGATAATTACAAGGCTCATTACCGCCACCATCATCACCAATAAATGGGACAGAAACAAGCGCGATGCGAGTGGTAAGTTTTGCTTGCGTAAATCTACTTTCGTCATGAGTTTTATGACGTTGCTGCGTCTTCAAATTTGTAGCCGACACCAACAACAGTTTTAATAAACGTGGGACTGGCAGGATCGGGTTCGATTTTTTTTCGCAATCGGGCAACGTGAGTATCGACAACGCGTTCATCGCCGAAAAAGTCGCTACCCCAAAGTTTATCGATTAACTGCGTGCGGTTCCACACCCGACCAGGATTGCTGACAAAGGTGCTGAGTAAGTTAAATTCCAAGGTTGTCAGGTCTAATTCTTCAGTGCGATCGCTGCTCACTTGACGACTGGCAGAACGTTGTTCTACATCTACGATAAAATGTTGTGTGCGATGAATTTGATGTTGTCCGCCTTGGCGCAAACTCCGCCGCAACAACGCCCGCACTCGTGCCACTAACTCTCTAGGACTAAAAGGCTTGACAAGGTAATCATCCGCACCTGTAGATAAACCAATCACGCGGTCAATTTCCTCACCTCTAGCGGTCAGCATCAGTATGTAAGGATCTTTAGTGCCAGGTTTTTGGCGAATTCTGGCACATACTTCGAGTCCGTCCAAACCAGGAAGCATCAAGTCGAGGATAATTAGATCGGGCTGTAACTCTTGAAATAAGCGCAAAGCCGCGAGTCCATCACGGCAACTTTGACAGGAAAATCCTTCTTTTTCTAGTGCAAGTTGAATCAATCCGGCAATTTCAGCTTCATCCTCAACAATTAATATATCCATCTCCACCAAGAGTAAGCGACATTAACCAAGTGGTTTTTTATGGTTTATTCTTTCAGCTTAATCTTTATGACTCCTGATCTACAGTGCTGAATTGATAGTCCTCGTTGCATCCCCCACTTATGAGGGACTTTGAAAAGGTTTAGTTGCCTGCTATCAGAGTTTGTATTATGTATTCTCCTCTGCTTTGCTGCTGCCTATTTGTATCAACTTCAACTAACCAATATTACCGCTCTAACGCGGCGCGATCCCAGCTAGCTAAATCTGCCGCTGCTTCGTAAGTACTCTGGAAGAATGCAAGAACTATTGCATCGGGATCGTCTGCTTGCTGTACTGCTGCATAAGGCAGAATAAATTCTTGCAGATCTGTGTTGTAGAATCCCTCTTGCGGCTGGATTGGATAATCGCGAAACTTTTCAGGTTCAGGATAGGCGTAAGAGTAAAAAATTGGTTCTGTGACTGTCCCACCCCCAAACCAAAAGCCACAGCTACTGACTTCGTGCGAGTATGCCTCGCGCGTCACCCAGTCTACCATGTTGGGAATTCCTCCTGGATGTTCTGGGGCTACACGCCCAGAGAAGCGCGTGACAGCCAAGTCGAAACTACCCCAGAAAAAGTGTACGGGGCTAGATTTACCAACGAAGCGCGAGCGAAATATATTCATCAAGCGATCGGCTTAAATGAGAATTTGCCAAAACTTTTGTACAGCTTGCAGATCGTAAGATGCGTGTTGGCGATCGCGATCGAACGGAATTGGCTCAGCCACTTCTTGGGGCATTGTCCAAATGCGCACTTCTATTCCACTTTTGTGCAGAGTATCCATCACCTCTTGATAAAAGTCTGCTACTGTACGCGGCACAAGGGGTATTGTTTGGCTAATGCCGTCGCTTGTTTCGATCTGTAGATTGTGCGCCAAAAAGTCGAAGCTTATGACAAAGGTACGCGTGTTATAAGGTATACAGCCAGTTGTGAGTCCGCGTGGAGTGACATATAAAGTTGAATGCCACCAATGGTTAAGTTTGGGAGCCAACGCTAGCCGAATTTTGCCGATGATTTGAGTCCACATATGTAGCGTTGCATACGTATCTTGCCACGCCACAACGGGTAGGCTTGACCAAGGATTGTCTACAAGCGTGTTAGGCAGCAAATCAGCCATGATAAACACCTCTGTGTGAAGAGAGAAGGGATGACAGACAACTGCTTTTTAGATTAAACCAAACTCTAAGGCTTCTCTCGTTATAGCCCTAGTCAATAGAGTTAGGACATTGAACACGCTAAGTTGACAGTTGACAAAGTCTTCCCACACACTCTTCACTGTCAACTGATTTCTGACCTCTGACCCCTGCTATAACAGATGTTTCAAATGGAATCGCTAATAAAGGGACAATTACACTCACGCTTCTTGCCAGTGACTCACGACATCAATTGCGGTACGGAGCCAGTTAATGTATGTTTGTTCTTTTTGCTTAACCAGTTCTAGGACTAACTGTTGCATCTTTTGATCACGATTTGTCGATGCATCCTCAAAAGGAGGTAACGTGATTTGGTCACAATCAGCAAGTTTTTTTTGATGCGCTACGAGTTCCTGTTTGAGCAAATGCACAATTGCTTCATTGGATAATTCAGCGCCGAAAAATAATTGAATGAGCAAAGGTTCGCGGATTGTGGGTAAGGGTTGATGGCATTGCAGCCACTTCCAAAGCTCAGCTTTTCCAATTTCTGTAATACTGTATACTTTGCGATGCGGGCGATCGCACTGTGTTTCAATTTTACAAGCGATCCAACCGCTTTCTACTAACTTATCGAGCGTTTTATAAATCTGCGCTTGATCTGCACGCCACAAATGCGCAATGGTTTGATCGAAACATTGATTTTTAAGCTCGTAGCCTGTCATTGCTTCTTTTCGCAGAAAACCTAAAATTGCGTATGCTAGTGACATGAGGCGGTTTTCCGAATCTTTCAGTTCGTTTAATAGTAATAATTGTTACCTTTAATATGCAACTATTTTGATATATGATTAATCATATAGATAACCAAAGTAGAAAGCGCGATCGCACTCGTGAGGAATTGCGAACTATTGCCAAGATTAGATAGCTTGTAACAGTGGCATAAGATACTTCACCAATGTCCCAAAAAGCGCAGGCTTATTTAGAATAGGCGAAAAGCGCGTGGGAGATAGGCTATTTATCTTTAGCACGAAATGGCAAATATGTCAGGACACCAACTAACCAACAAGTCAGCCGCTATTGTGCATTTGTAATAAGAATTTTCCAGTAAACCTAATTTTAGCTATCGAAGACTATCGTAACAGGAGGATGGATTCCATTGACTTCTAATCAACTTTTCCGCAGAATACGGCAACATCAGTATCTACGCAGTTTACGCAACAAACTACTGCACCTCCACGCTTGTTTACTACAAGCAGAACGCATTAATTATGAACAAAGACGTGGACGCGTATCGAGTGGAGAGTTACTGCAACTTGTCATTGAACATGAACAATTTGCGTGGCTACATCGCATTTCTGAGCTTATTGTGCATATTGATGAAATGCTTTCAGCAGATGAACCAATATTGCATGATGATCTCCAAGAATTGATGCGTGATGTCCGCGAATTGCTGATGCCATCAGAACTAGGTAACGCGTTCGAGCGCAAGTATTATCATGCACTACAGCAAGAACCAGCTGCCGTACTAGCCCATGCAGAGGTGTCAAAACTTCTAGCATCTGATGTTGAAGCTTAAATTAATTTCTGCACTGCGAGATCGCTCGTGGTGCGTCAAACTTATTCAGTTACCGATTAAGCATTTTGCAGTTGACAGTGATCGCAGTTGTTAACCTCTCGTAATTCTTTTGTCACAGTATTGCAATCTTACTGCCACCAACCTGCCATATGCATTTATTATGCTTATCTATAAGTAGACATAAAGTCTGCTCCTCACACCACTAACTGCCTTGCCATGACACAGTGGCAGGGCGTTTTTTTACTTAACGTTACTGCCAACTTGATTCATCATCCCAACCAATCTTTTGTGGTGAAGACACATCAAGGTAAGGCGATCGCATTGCTTCTCTACCGAGTACAAATAATCCTGCTACACCGAGACAGACAAACCAGATGTATTGATACCAATAGCGCCGTATTTGTGCGATCGAGTCAAGTTCAGGATGCAAGGTAGATAGGTAAAGTAGCAACAACGCAGTAGATAGCGCGCCAAACCCAACAAAACTCAAGCCAATTAGAATGCGGACTGGTTGCAATTCGGTTTCACTAATCGCGTCAAGATCAATTTCTGCTAACTCAGCTAGTGATTCTTCTGCGAGTTTTGATGCTCGTTGCAAACGATATTCTACCGACAACGGCACAATAGGCATGAGTAATGCTACAGTGTTGCGACGTAGTAGTGCTTCTGTATCGCGCAATCTTACAAAGGGCTTGTACTGTTGGATAGCTTGATTACGCGCCTTTTTTTTGGCACGCGTGTCTAATTCCCAATCCATAGACAGTCTCCAAGAATCAATTTAGAGACATTGTATCTAGAAGTGAGTAGTGAGTAGTTAGTGGCTAGTAGTTAGTGAAAGAGTTTTGTTCGCGTTTGCGTGTCGTAGATATTTATTCCTTAAAACACCGTTGCTTGTAATTCAGTTAGACGAGATAACACTTCTGTACTGTGAATTGCGGGATTGACCTTGACGAAGGTGGCGCGGAGAATACCATTTGGGTCAATGATGAAACTATGTCGTACCGAGAGATTACCCAACCAAGAACCATAGGCTTTACTGACTTTGCCTGTCGTATCTGCAAGTAGAGGAAATTTTAGACCTTCTGAGTCACAAAACTCGGCATGGGAATCTACAGAATCAGCGCTGACACCAATAATTTGGGCATTTTGTGCCGTGTATTTTGGTAAATCTTGCTGAAAACGTCGCGCTTCTAAAGTACAACCTGCTGTAAAGTCTTTGGGGTAAAAGTACAATATTACCCACTTACCGCGCAAATCAGCAAGTGCAATCTCTCCATCTCCCGTGTTGGTTGGTAAAGTAAATTCTGGTGCAGGTTGGTCAAGTGATGGAAGTTTACCTCCGATTGCGAAGCTTGGTGAGGCAAAAAACAAAGTAGATAACGCAATACACCAGCAGGCAATTGCGCGAAGAAGACGGCGACGAGACAGCATGGTACAAATAAAAAGCTCAACTTAATATAAGTTTACATTAGGGAATGCCATCTTCATTGCTTTGTAGTTGCGTGTCAACTTGATTTATTGTTGTTGCTTGCTCTAAATGGCTAGTCGATGGTGACTCCTCTGAACTGCTAGCTGCTTCGATATATTGACTGTCGATCAAAAAAGTGCCTCGCGTAAAGCGAACGCTCCAATATCCGCCGGGACGGCGATCCATGACAATGCCTTCCTCACCAATTTGAACCACGTCTGGTGGGCGTAACATTGGCATAGGATCAGCTGTCTTTAAGTAGGGTGGTAGTGCGACGATGCGTACTGTTTCTCCAACGACAAATTCTTTAGACATAACTGGGCTTCAGCTACTAGCTATCAGCATGACAGAATATA
This is a stretch of genomic DNA from Chroogloeocystis siderophila 5.2 s.c.1. It encodes these proteins:
- a CDS encoding sensor histidine kinase, with translation MTKVDLRKQNLPLASRLFLSHLLVMMVAVMSLVIIGKVSSPRFFVVRLEELEGTGYRLRFARTELIHGFESAWFRGTVWSVVVSTTAAGGLSYWVSKRIMQRLTEMEQITQKFAAGQLDARLPASDIPELQRLGVSFNRMAASLEDVEQRRRELISDLTHELRTPLTVVRGYLEELADGEVEPSTEIYTRLARETRRLERLVNDLQELSKAEAGYLPINLQPVNLYPLLEALVEKFSDQILEDGPVLRLNCSPQLPPVLADIDRVEQVLVNLLGNAIRYTSQGAITIRAWTQSRKLWIAVSDTGIGIAKQNLPHVFERFWRADRSRDRHSGGTGIGLAISRRLVELQGGQIFVESELGKGSTFSFFLPLA
- a CDS encoding peroxiredoxin; the encoded protein is MSRRRLLRAIACWCIALSTLFFASPSFAIGGKLPSLDQPAPEFTLPTNTGDGEIALADLRGKWVILYFYPKDFTAGCTLEARRFQQDLPKYTAQNAQIIGVSADSVDSHAEFCDSEGLKFPLLADTTGKVSKAYGSWLGNLSVRHSFIIDPNGILRATFVKVNPAIHSTEVLSRLTELQATVF
- a CDS encoding PadR family transcriptional regulator, producing MSLAYAILGFLRKEAMTGYELKNQCFDQTIAHLWRADQAQIYKTLDKLVESGWIACKIETQCDRPHRKVYSITEIGKAELWKWLQCHQPLPTIREPLLIQLFFGAELSNEAIVHLLKQELVAHQKKLADCDQITLPPFEDASTNRDQKMQQLVLELVKQKEQTYINWLRTAIDVVSHWQEA
- a CDS encoding Gfo/Idh/MocA family protein, which translates into the protein MTVGQPIPHLQRNQPQPIRVGVIGVGNMGQHHTRVLSLLKDVELVGVADINIERGLDIASKYRIRFFEDYRDLLPHVEAVCVAVPTRLHHAVGMTCLQAGIHVLIEKPIAASIAEAESLVNAAAESQCILQVGHIERFNPAFQELSKVLKTEELLALEAHRMSPYSQRANDVSVVLDLMIHDIDLLLELAGAPIVKLTASGSRAAGSGYLDYVTAILGFANGIVATLTASKVTHRKIRRIAAHCKNSLTEADFLNNEILIHRQTTANYMTDYGQVLYRQDGLIEKVYTSNIEPLHAELEHFVSCVRGGNQPSVGGEQALKALRLASSIEQMALDGKAWKEQVELYQRNGSAVVI
- a CDS encoding response regulator transcription factor, which translates into the protein MDILIVEDEAEIAGLIQLALEKEGFSCQSCRDGLAALRLFQELQPDLIILDLMLPGLDGLEVCARIRQKPGTKDPYILMLTARGEEIDRVIGLSTGADDYLVKPFSPRELVARVRALLRRSLRQGGQHQIHRTQHFIVDVEQRSASRQVSSDRTEELDLTTLEFNLLSTFVSNPGRVWNRTQLIDKLWGSDFFGDERVVDTHVARLRKKIEPDPASPTFIKTVVGVGYKFEDAATS
- the queC gene encoding 7-cyano-7-deazaguanine synthase QueC; translated protein: MKAVILLSGGLDSSTVLYQAVADGYKCYAISFDYQQRHQRELKAAIAIAQSTQVLVHKVVNFDLRSWGGSALTDTSIELPSDRAVSEMSQNVPVTYVPARNTIFLSFALAYAETIAAQRVYIGVNALDYSGYPDCRPDYIQAMQEVFRLGTKLGREGQPITIETPLINLKKTEIIQLGNQLGVPWEKTWSCYAGGAIACGVCDACRLRLAAFAELGLEDPIPYRTRM